In the Micromonospora narathiwatensis genome, one interval contains:
- a CDS encoding glycerophosphodiester phosphodiesterase, which produces MTTPLVFAHRGSSYDLPEHTLAAYLRALDEGADGLECDVRLTRDGHLVCVHDRRLDRTSNGHGLVSARTLDELEALDFGSWHPGGVAVEGDEPLDESHTRLLTLERLLDAVLAAGRPVRLLVETKHPSRYGGEVERRLVTLLRRYGLAEPGPDDPVRVTVMSFSPLAVRRIRDLAPGLPTVLLLEVLPRWLRLGRLPFGTRIAGPGIGLVRARPQLVPALRSAGNQVYVWTVNEPQDLELVLAAGVDGVITDRPARALARLGR; this is translated from the coding sequence ATGACCACGCCCCTGGTCTTCGCGCACCGCGGCTCCTCGTACGACCTGCCCGAGCACACCCTGGCCGCGTACCTGCGGGCGCTCGACGAGGGAGCCGACGGGCTGGAGTGTGACGTCCGCCTCACCCGCGACGGGCACCTGGTGTGCGTACACGACCGCCGGCTGGACCGGACCAGCAACGGTCACGGGCTGGTCAGCGCGCGTACCCTCGACGAGTTGGAAGCGCTGGACTTCGGCTCGTGGCACCCCGGCGGGGTGGCGGTCGAGGGGGACGAACCGCTCGACGAGTCGCACACCCGGCTGCTCACCCTGGAACGGCTGCTCGACGCCGTACTGGCCGCCGGCCGGCCGGTCCGGCTCCTGGTCGAGACAAAGCACCCCTCCCGGTACGGCGGGGAGGTGGAACGCCGCCTGGTCACCCTGCTGCGCCGGTACGGCCTCGCCGAACCCGGTCCGGACGATCCGGTCCGGGTCACCGTGATGTCCTTCTCCCCGCTCGCCGTACGCCGGATCCGCGACCTCGCGCCCGGCCTGCCCACGGTACTGCTGCTGGAGGTGCTCCCGCGCTGGCTGCGGCTGGGCCGGCTGCCGTTCGGCACCCGGATCGCCGGGCCGGGGATCGGCCTGGTCCGGGCCCGGCCGCAGCTCGTACCCGCGCTGCGGTCGGCCGGTAACCAGGTCTACGTCTGGACGGTGAACGAGCCGCAGGACCTGGAGCTGGTGCTGGCCGCCGGGGTGGACGGGGTGATCACCGACCGGCCCGCCCGGGCACTGGCCCGGCTCGGCCGTTGA
- a CDS encoding PAS domain-containing sensor histidine kinase: protein MPERTDYPALIAGHTGVITLINSGASGLPMLTRLLRVVQPAVCAAGLAFVEFTPAGGRVIAATGGAEFVVGRPLPATDPATVCLLAGPVVRQVRLDAVPGALADEVAGRGLCRMIVARAEIGGLTVGSLHALYPDGEPLDDSQRAVIGYVAACIAHMYGDQSGLPVHGDGPVVAALADGLAVVDRADHVRLWNPAAAQVTGCPGVDALNRPFPFPLPPSGQVLDHRMPDGRWLRITSGELPGPGALRVVTFRDITDQRRRDHDRDLFVAVTSHELRTPVTVIKGYADTLTDHWESLDDDDRRHAARIIGQRANELARLVDRLLTAATENRRGEPAAPFDLTDALRTAVTDLPADVRHRVVLDLPADLPKALGDRHSLSTVLTELSTNAGKYSLPDTPIEVTAEATERTVSFQVADRGIGIRPEHVERAFDRFWQGESGDRRRYPGAGLGLYLVRQIVEQQNGWVSLRPRAGGGTVAEVWLPRG, encoded by the coding sequence ATGCCGGAGCGCACCGACTACCCCGCCCTCATCGCCGGACACACCGGTGTGATCACGCTGATCAACTCTGGGGCCTCCGGACTGCCCATGCTCACCCGCCTGCTCCGGGTGGTCCAGCCCGCGGTGTGCGCGGCCGGCCTGGCGTTCGTCGAGTTCACCCCCGCCGGGGGGCGGGTGATCGCGGCGACCGGCGGCGCCGAGTTCGTCGTCGGCCGGCCGCTGCCGGCGACCGACCCGGCCACCGTCTGCCTCCTCGCCGGCCCAGTCGTCCGCCAGGTGCGGCTGGACGCCGTCCCGGGGGCGCTCGCCGACGAGGTGGCCGGGCGGGGGCTGTGCCGGATGATCGTGGCCCGCGCCGAGATCGGCGGCCTCACCGTGGGCAGCCTGCACGCGCTCTATCCCGACGGGGAGCCGCTCGACGACTCCCAGCGCGCCGTCATCGGGTACGTCGCCGCCTGCATCGCCCACATGTACGGCGACCAGAGCGGCCTGCCGGTGCACGGCGACGGCCCGGTGGTCGCCGCGCTCGCGGACGGCCTCGCGGTGGTGGACCGCGCGGACCACGTACGGCTGTGGAACCCGGCCGCCGCGCAGGTGACCGGGTGCCCGGGTGTCGATGCGCTGAACCGTCCGTTCCCGTTCCCGCTGCCCCCGTCCGGGCAGGTGCTGGACCACCGGATGCCGGACGGCCGCTGGCTGCGGATCACCTCCGGGGAGCTGCCCGGTCCGGGCGCGCTCCGGGTGGTCACCTTCCGGGACATCACCGACCAGCGGCGCCGCGACCACGACCGGGACCTCTTCGTCGCGGTGACCAGCCACGAGCTGCGTACCCCGGTCACCGTCATCAAGGGGTACGCGGACACCCTCACCGACCACTGGGAGTCGCTCGACGACGACGACCGGCGGCACGCCGCCCGGATCATCGGGCAGCGGGCCAACGAGTTGGCCCGGCTGGTCGACCGGCTGCTCACCGCCGCGACGGAAAACCGGCGTGGGGAGCCGGCCGCCCCCTTCGACCTCACCGACGCGCTGCGGACCGCGGTCACCGACCTGCCGGCGGACGTCCGGCACCGGGTCGTCCTCGACCTGCCGGCCGACCTGCCGAAGGCGCTCGGCGACCGGCACAGCCTGTCCACCGTGCTCACCGAGCTGAGCACCAACGCCGGAAAGTACTCCCTGCCCGACACCCCCATCGAGGTCACCGCCGAGGCGACCGAGCGGACCGTGTCCTTCCAGGTCGCCGACCGGGGCATCGGCATCCGGCCCGAGCACGTGGAGCGGGCGTTCGACCGGTTCTGGCAGGGGGAGTCCGGCGACCGCCGGCGCTACCCGGGGGCCGGACTGGGCCTCTATCTCGTCCGCCAGATTGTTGAACAGCAGAATGGTTGGGTATCCCTCCGACCGAGGGCCGGTGGGGGTACGGTCGCAGAGGTGTGGCTGCCCCGGGGATGA
- a CDS encoding ATP-binding protein — protein sequence MVSTRSAERSWCVVVPHHATGARLARHRLADELAGVVPPALLADLVAVLAELVGNAVRHADPLPGGVVRVAWRLRPAADGQRVQLRVTDGGAASGPLLRPSAPEAVDGRGLHIVAGLASRWGVERDGLGQSVWAEFDPAGSIRPDLVVAG from the coding sequence ATGGTGTCGACGCGTTCGGCCGAGCGATCGTGGTGCGTGGTGGTGCCCCATCACGCGACCGGCGCACGCCTGGCCCGGCACCGGCTCGCCGACGAGTTGGCGGGCGTCGTGCCTCCGGCCCTGCTGGCGGATCTGGTCGCGGTCCTCGCCGAGCTGGTGGGCAACGCCGTACGCCACGCCGACCCACTGCCCGGCGGAGTGGTCCGGGTGGCCTGGCGGCTGCGCCCGGCGGCCGACGGGCAGCGCGTCCAGCTCCGGGTCACCGACGGCGGCGCCGCCTCGGGTCCGTTGCTGCGGCCGTCGGCTCCGGAAGCGGTCGACGGGCGCGGGCTGCACATCGTCGCCGGCCTCGCCAGCCGCTGGGGAGTCGAGCGGGACGGCCTCGGCCAGAGCGTCTGGGCCGAGTTCGATCCGGCCGGCTCGATCCGGCCGGACCTGGTCGTCGCCGGCTGA
- a CDS encoding DUF5926 family protein has translation MSKRRKSQRAAAEVAPKREKVRDVFVPRPFEGLVDEPEWIALRELVPAATAPLRLTPELVEEYGERPVTLATVLPMAAPAMTKPDGRVFIGLQRHQQSGDVSRDLADALLCALRTEPGGQVAVPPLPGPGPRLQDILVDGPLEISMHDGFEFWLDPGATDDPNVQASLERANAAVYPTVKLAAARAAYWCQVPEKAHVRWVLPDDEDTALNALSRLSLAGTLTLGDTTRFAGMFRAHGRLVPVWDLPEDVPAADWEERVAEFAKRYAEALEEREPLDAAGRRARQGLLGRQLTLR, from the coding sequence ATGAGCAAGCGTCGGAAGAGTCAGCGGGCCGCCGCCGAGGTGGCCCCGAAGCGGGAGAAGGTGCGCGACGTCTTCGTGCCCCGACCGTTCGAGGGACTGGTTGACGAGCCGGAGTGGATCGCGCTGCGCGAGCTGGTCCCGGCCGCCACCGCGCCGCTGCGGCTGACCCCCGAACTGGTCGAGGAGTACGGCGAGCGGCCGGTCACGCTGGCCACCGTGCTGCCGATGGCCGCCCCCGCGATGACCAAGCCGGACGGGCGGGTCTTCATCGGCCTGCAGCGACACCAGCAGTCCGGCGACGTGTCCCGGGACCTGGCGGACGCGCTGCTCTGCGCCCTGCGTACCGAGCCGGGCGGCCAGGTGGCGGTGCCGCCGCTGCCCGGCCCCGGGCCCCGCCTCCAGGACATCCTGGTGGACGGCCCGTTGGAGATCAGCATGCACGACGGGTTCGAGTTCTGGCTCGACCCCGGGGCGACTGACGACCCGAACGTGCAGGCGTCGCTGGAGCGGGCCAACGCGGCGGTCTACCCGACCGTGAAGCTGGCGGCGGCCCGGGCCGCGTACTGGTGCCAGGTGCCGGAGAAGGCGCACGTGCGCTGGGTGCTGCCGGACGACGAGGACACGGCGCTCAACGCGCTGTCCCGGCTGAGCCTGGCCGGCACGCTGACCCTCGGCGACACCACCCGCTTCGCCGGCATGTTCCGGGCACACGGCCGCCTGGTGCCGGTCTGGGACCTGCCCGAGGACGTCCCGGCCGCCGACTGGGAGGAGCGGGTGGCCGAGTTCGCCAAGCGGTACGCCGAGGCGCTGGAGGAGCGGGAGCCGCTGGACGCCGCCGGACGCCGCGCCCGTCAGGGTCTCCTCGGCCGCCAGCTCACCCTGCGCTGA
- a CDS encoding arginine deiminase, giving the protein MTHYVDSEVARLGTVLLHRPGPELARLTPRNNDALLFDAIPWVGRAQEEHDAFAAALRSRGVEVLYLAALLAETLAVPDARAELTEAVLRSPRLGDTLRRRVADHLGYLDPAALADVFIAGLAHEELRVGPDRPGGLVWTLMDRHDFVVDPLPNLLFTRDSSVWIGDRVGVTSLAMPARRRETTLTDTIYRHHPRFAGTEFVYHPGLEHLEGGDVLLLTPGVLAVGVGERTTPAGAERLARQVFAAGLAHTILVVPIAQERATMHLDTVCTMVDVDAVLMYPNIASELSAYTVIAGADGDEPRVDGPAPFLRAAADAMDLDQLRVIDTGLDPVTAEREQWDDGNNTLALAPRLCVGYERNVETNAQLERAGIEVIAVAGSELGSGRGGPRCMSCPLVREPLRR; this is encoded by the coding sequence GTGACCCACTATGTGGACAGCGAGGTCGCCCGGCTCGGCACGGTGCTGCTGCACCGCCCCGGCCCGGAACTGGCCCGCCTCACCCCACGCAACAACGACGCGTTGCTCTTTGACGCTATCCCATGGGTGGGCCGGGCGCAGGAGGAGCATGACGCCTTCGCCGCCGCCCTGCGCTCCCGCGGGGTGGAGGTGCTCTATCTGGCCGCCCTGCTGGCCGAGACGCTCGCCGTCCCGGACGCCCGGGCCGAGCTGACCGAAGCCGTGCTGCGGTCGCCCCGGCTGGGCGACACGTTGCGTCGGCGGGTCGCCGACCACCTCGGGTACCTCGACCCGGCCGCCCTGGCCGACGTGTTCATCGCCGGGCTCGCCCACGAGGAGCTGCGGGTCGGTCCCGACCGGCCCGGCGGCCTGGTCTGGACCCTGATGGACCGGCACGACTTCGTCGTCGATCCCCTGCCCAACCTGCTGTTCACCCGGGATTCCTCGGTCTGGATCGGCGACCGGGTCGGGGTGACCAGCCTGGCCATGCCGGCCCGACGGCGGGAGACCACGCTGACCGACACCATCTACCGCCACCACCCGCGCTTCGCGGGTACGGAGTTCGTCTACCACCCGGGGCTGGAGCACCTGGAGGGCGGCGACGTGCTGCTGCTCACGCCCGGGGTGCTCGCCGTCGGGGTGGGCGAGCGGACCACGCCGGCCGGAGCGGAGCGCCTCGCCCGGCAGGTCTTCGCCGCCGGCCTGGCGCACACCATCCTGGTGGTGCCGATCGCCCAGGAGCGGGCCACCATGCACCTGGACACGGTCTGCACGATGGTCGACGTGGACGCCGTGCTGATGTATCCCAACATCGCCAGCGAACTGTCGGCGTACACGGTCATCGCCGGGGCGGACGGCGACGAGCCGCGCGTCGACGGCCCGGCGCCGTTCCTGCGCGCCGCCGCCGACGCGATGGACCTCGACCAGCTTCGGGTGATCGACACCGGCCTAGACCCGGTCACCGCCGAACGGGAGCAGTGGGACGACGGCAACAACACCCTCGCCCTCGCGCCCCGGCTCTGCGTGGGCTACGAGCGGAACGTGGAGACCAACGCCCAGCTGGAACGGGCCGGCATCGAGGTGATCGCCGTCGCCGGCTCGGAGCTGGGCTCCGGGCGGGGTGGGCCGCGCTGCATGTCCTGCCCGCTGGTCCGCGAACCCCTACGCCGCTGA
- a CDS encoding ACT domain-containing protein, which translates to MLDVALLPGEYAVCRLPAGSTLPSRTWSELGDGDVVTVSWTADGISLICPTGRAPEQAVVETRWRCLRIVGPLDGPLTGTLAALVDPLERARVNVVACSTYDTDHVLVPAVRLIEATSALERAGHRVHR; encoded by the coding sequence ATGCTCGATGTCGCTCTGCTGCCGGGCGAGTACGCCGTGTGCCGCCTGCCGGCCGGCTCCACCCTGCCGTCGCGCACCTGGAGCGAGTTGGGCGACGGGGACGTCGTGACGGTGAGCTGGACCGCCGACGGAATCTCCCTGATCTGCCCGACCGGCCGGGCGCCGGAGCAGGCGGTCGTCGAGACCCGGTGGCGCTGCCTGCGAATCGTCGGTCCGCTGGACGGGCCGCTCACCGGCACCCTCGCCGCGCTGGTCGACCCGCTGGAACGGGCCCGGGTGAACGTGGTGGCCTGCTCCACGTACGACACCGATCACGTGCTGGTTCCGGCGGTGCGGCTCATCGAGGCGACGAGCGCGCTGGAGCGGGCCGGGCACCGGGTGCACCGATGA
- the pheA gene encoding prephenate dehydratase, which yields MPGTPPTRFVYLGPEGTFAEQALRTVPAAERGSREPARSVGEALDVVRAGEADAALVPLENSIGGAVGVTLDELAEGDPLVITREVILPVEFVLAARPGGSPAEVRSVAAHPQASTQCRGWLRDHLPEATVVDVLSNGAAAAGAAMGEYDAAICAPIGATRHRLAVLADKIADHPDAVTRFALMSRPGPPPPPTGDDVTSLAVYIAHDRVGALLSVLMELAVRGVNLTRIESRPTGEALGRYVFFLDCTGHVADVRLGEALQGLHRVCAGVRFLGSYPRHRWSPAASDRPVPAPAGLSDVDYADAAAWLTRLRAGRLS from the coding sequence ATGCCGGGAACACCGCCGACCCGCTTCGTCTACCTGGGCCCCGAGGGCACCTTCGCCGAGCAGGCGCTGCGTACCGTCCCCGCCGCCGAGCGGGGCAGCCGGGAGCCGGCCCGCAGCGTCGGCGAGGCGTTGGACGTCGTACGCGCCGGGGAGGCGGACGCGGCCCTGGTGCCGCTGGAGAACTCGATCGGCGGCGCGGTCGGGGTGACCCTCGACGAGCTGGCCGAGGGGGACCCGCTGGTGATCACCCGGGAGGTGATCCTGCCGGTCGAGTTCGTGCTCGCGGCCCGCCCGGGCGGTTCCCCGGCCGAGGTGCGGAGCGTGGCCGCGCACCCGCAGGCGTCCACCCAGTGCCGGGGCTGGCTGCGCGACCACCTGCCCGAGGCGACCGTGGTCGACGTCCTGTCCAACGGTGCCGCCGCGGCGGGTGCCGCGATGGGCGAGTACGACGCCGCCATCTGCGCCCCGATCGGGGCGACCCGGCACCGGCTGGCCGTGCTCGCCGACAAGATCGCCGATCATCCGGACGCGGTGACCCGGTTCGCGCTGATGTCCCGCCCCGGCCCGCCCCCGCCGCCCACCGGCGACGACGTCACGTCACTGGCGGTCTACATCGCCCACGACCGGGTGGGCGCGCTGCTCTCGGTGCTCATGGAGCTGGCCGTACGCGGGGTGAACCTGACCCGGATCGAGTCCCGCCCGACCGGCGAGGCGCTCGGCCGGTACGTCTTCTTCCTGGACTGCACCGGGCACGTCGCCGACGTGCGGCTCGGTGAGGCGTTGCAGGGGCTGCACCGGGTCTGCGCCGGCGTACGCTTCCTCGGGTCGTACCCCCGGCACCGCTGGAGTCCGGCGGCGAGCGACCGGCCGGTCCCCGCTCCGGCCGGCCTCTCCGACGTCGACTACGCGGACGCGGCGGCCTGGCTGACCCGGCTGCGCGCCGGCCGGCTGAGCTGA
- a CDS encoding AIM24 family protein, which produces MRSALFSAENLEKESQQPGMRLQNSKMLKIELNGEAMARVGSMVAYQGQVQFQALGSGGIGKYLKQRLTGEGVPLMKVSGHGDVFLADFAKDVHIIDLEPGDALSINGSSVLAFDSTLTYEIKMVSGMGFASSGLFNCVFTGHGRIAITTDGAPVVLNVDAPTYVDPQAAVCWSASLQTGYHRADQLGLGTLIGRTTGEAFTMSFAGQGFVVVQPSEERPGRHGGNQQQEQGGLLGGLLQ; this is translated from the coding sequence ATGCGCAGCGCGCTGTTCTCCGCGGAGAACCTGGAAAAGGAGTCCCAGCAGCCGGGCATGCGGCTGCAGAACTCCAAGATGCTCAAGATCGAGCTGAACGGTGAGGCGATGGCCCGGGTCGGGTCCATGGTCGCGTACCAGGGGCAGGTGCAGTTCCAGGCGCTCGGCTCCGGCGGCATCGGCAAGTACCTCAAGCAGCGGCTCACCGGCGAGGGCGTCCCGCTGATGAAGGTCAGCGGTCACGGTGACGTCTTCCTCGCCGACTTCGCCAAGGACGTGCACATCATCGACCTGGAGCCCGGTGACGCGCTGTCGATCAACGGATCGAGCGTCCTCGCCTTCGACTCCACGCTGACCTACGAGATCAAGATGGTCAGCGGCATGGGCTTCGCCTCGTCCGGGCTGTTCAACTGCGTCTTCACCGGCCACGGCCGGATCGCCATCACCACCGACGGGGCCCCGGTGGTGCTCAACGTGGACGCCCCGACGTACGTCGACCCGCAGGCGGCGGTCTGCTGGTCGGCCAGCCTCCAGACCGGCTACCACCGGGCCGACCAGCTCGGCCTCGGCACGCTGATCGGCCGGACCACCGGTGAGGCGTTCACGATGAGCTTCGCCGGCCAGGGCTTCGTCGTGGTCCAGCCGTCCGAGGAGCGGCCGGGTCGCCACGGCGGCAACCAGCAGCAGGAGCAGGGCGGCCTGCTGGGCGGCCTGTTGCAGTGA
- a CDS encoding metallopeptidase family protein, with the protein MEMSRERFEELVGEALDEVPEALLGLMSNVVILVEDDPPPGEDLLGLYEGHALTERGWDYSGVLPDRILIYRRPILRICDTEDDVVDEVAVTVVHEIAHHFGIDDERLHALGWG; encoded by the coding sequence GTGGAAATGAGCCGGGAACGGTTCGAGGAACTCGTCGGCGAGGCCCTCGACGAGGTGCCCGAGGCACTGCTCGGGCTGATGAGCAATGTGGTCATCCTGGTCGAGGACGACCCGCCCCCGGGCGAGGACCTGCTCGGGCTCTACGAGGGGCACGCCCTCACCGAGCGGGGCTGGGACTACTCCGGCGTCCTGCCGGACCGGATCCTCATCTACCGCCGCCCGATCCTGCGGATCTGCGACACGGAGGACGACGTCGTCGACGAGGTCGCGGTGACCGTGGTGCACGAGATCGCCCACCACTTCGGCATCGACGACGAGCGGCTGCACGCCCTCGGCTGGGGTTGA
- a CDS encoding OsmC family protein, which yields MPIRTASALWQGDLAGGAGTVRTGKGGLTGNYSFKSRFEEGEGTNPEELIGAAHASCFSMALSKQLADAGATDTSVETTAKVHFDKTDAGMTVTRIDLETVGQAPGMDEARFTKLAEAAKENCPISRLLSPGAQITLTARLG from the coding sequence ATGCCTATTCGTACCGCTTCCGCACTTTGGCAGGGCGATCTCGCCGGGGGCGCCGGCACGGTCCGCACCGGTAAGGGCGGCCTGACCGGCAACTACTCGTTCAAGTCGCGCTTCGAGGAGGGCGAGGGGACCAACCCCGAGGAGCTGATCGGCGCCGCGCACGCCAGCTGCTTCTCGATGGCCCTCTCCAAGCAGCTCGCCGACGCGGGCGCGACCGACACGTCGGTGGAGACCACCGCCAAGGTGCACTTCGACAAGACCGACGCGGGCATGACCGTGACCCGGATCGACCTGGAGACCGTCGGCCAGGCCCCCGGCATGGACGAGGCCCGGTTCACCAAGCTGGCCGAGGCGGCCAAGGAGAACTGCCCCATCTCGCGGCTGCTCTCCCCGGGCGCGCAGATCACGCTGACCGCCCGCCTCGGCTGA